A single genomic interval of Granulicella tundricola MP5ACTX9 harbors:
- a CDS encoding TonB family protein: MRTIVAILALSSASVFAQTNAPAQPSSTPALQSTLVQSAGLLAANSAASAAAAATTTTRRVSTGVTPLKLVHSVELGQTRSYSAHGFNGDRSVVIEMIVDETGKPENLKLTKVADPITNAEVLEAVSQFRYEPAKVSGVPTAVPVTLKYNITHNQ; encoded by the coding sequence ATGCGTACTATCGTGGCCATCCTCGCGCTTTCGTCGGCGTCCGTTTTCGCGCAGACGAATGCACCTGCTCAGCCCAGCTCTACGCCTGCCCTCCAGTCCACCCTCGTCCAGTCCGCCGGCCTGTTGGCCGCCAACTCCGCAGCGTCTGCCGCGGCTGCAGCCACGACGACCACCCGGCGCGTTTCAACCGGCGTGACCCCGCTGAAGCTGGTTCACTCGGTCGAGCTTGGCCAGACCCGCTCCTACTCGGCCCACGGCTTCAACGGCGACCGCAGCGTTGTGATCGAAATGATCGTCGACGAGACCGGCAAGCCGGAGAACCTGAAGCTGACCAAGGTTGCAGACCCCATCACGAACGCAGAGGTTCTGGAAGCCGTCTCCCAGTTCCGCTACGAGCCCGCGAAGGTCAGCGGTGTTCCCACTGCAGTTCCTGTGACGCTTAAGTACAACATTACGCACAACCAGTAA
- the murG gene encoding undecaprenyldiphospho-muramoylpentapeptide beta-N-acetylglucosaminyltransferase: MKVLIAGGGTGGHVIPGLAIARELRDTAGAEVRFVGTARGLETKLVPEAGFSLELIHVGQLKGVSLATRLRTLGDLPLGIAKCVAMLREFKPDVVVGVGGYASGPAMMAALLLRVPTVAYEPNAVPGLTNKLVGKFVSAAAVSYAQTTKYFRNATVTGVPVRATIFDVAPLTEAQTPRLLITAGSQGAKIFNDTMPLILSRLLEAVPGLTILHQAGARHIEATTAAFAASGADPSRWEVRAFIDDMPHQYAACTLVLARSGSTVAELAASGRPSLLVPFPQAADDHQRKNAEVLVQAGAATMMIQAGLTPEGLLEELTRMLNDAPGLVEMGANARTLAHPGALERIAGMALRVSRKTPN, encoded by the coding sequence GTGAAGGTTTTGATTGCGGGTGGGGGAACCGGTGGGCACGTCATCCCCGGGTTGGCGATTGCGCGTGAGCTACGAGACACCGCCGGGGCCGAGGTGCGGTTCGTGGGCACTGCACGCGGGCTTGAAACCAAGCTGGTCCCTGAGGCCGGCTTCTCTCTGGAACTCATCCATGTAGGACAGTTGAAGGGCGTCAGCCTCGCGACACGCCTGCGCACCCTCGGCGATCTGCCACTGGGCATCGCAAAATGCGTGGCGATGCTGCGGGAGTTCAAGCCGGACGTGGTCGTAGGCGTAGGCGGATACGCGTCAGGCCCTGCGATGATGGCGGCACTCCTGCTGCGCGTGCCGACCGTCGCCTACGAGCCCAACGCCGTCCCGGGCCTGACGAACAAGCTGGTCGGAAAGTTCGTAAGCGCGGCCGCAGTGAGCTACGCGCAGACGACGAAGTACTTCAGGAACGCCACAGTGACGGGCGTGCCGGTCCGCGCGACGATCTTCGACGTCGCTCCCCTCACCGAGGCTCAAACTCCCAGGCTCCTCATCACCGCAGGGAGCCAGGGCGCAAAGATCTTCAACGACACCATGCCGCTGATCCTCTCGCGACTGCTGGAGGCGGTCCCCGGCCTGACGATCCTCCATCAAGCCGGAGCACGGCACATCGAGGCAACCACCGCCGCCTTCGCAGCCAGCGGAGCCGACCCCTCCCGCTGGGAGGTCAGGGCGTTCATCGACGACATGCCCCACCAGTACGCCGCCTGTACCCTGGTCCTCGCACGCAGCGGAAGCACCGTAGCGGAGCTCGCGGCGAGCGGACGGCCATCACTCCTGGTGCCGTTCCCCCAGGCCGCCGACGACCACCAGAGAAAGAACGCTGAAGTGTTGGTGCAGGCTGGCGCAGCCACGATGATGATCCAGGCAGGCCTGACGCCGGAGGGTCTGCTGGAAGAGCTCACGCGGATGTTGAACGATGCGCCGGGCCTCGTGGAGATGGGCGCGAACGCCAGAACACTGGCACATCCAGGCGCACTGGAGCGCATCGCCGGGATGGCTTTGCGGGTTTCAAGGAAGACGCCAAACTAA
- the murD gene encoding UDP-N-acetylmuramoyl-L-alanine--D-glutamate ligase has translation MELKNKRVLVVGLGRSGLSAAMFLRDRGARVTVSDTRSATALAKEIPALMEAGIMVESGGHGLLTFRRQDLIVVSPGVPLETPEIAQAAAFGTAVIGELELASRFLDGSVIAITGSNGKTTTTTLTGKIFADAALPTLVGGNIGLPVIDLIAESRPETWSVLEVSSFQLETATTFKPRIAMVLNVTPDHLDRHKTFERYWEAKARITACQESEDFLILNAEDVNAQKMAAKTRAQIYWFSGRRQVKQGAFVHGESVFFLGKEGGKPEPVLPVSEIALKGAHNVENVLAAVCAARLAGIDAETIRAAVKGFRAVEHRLELVRVRNGVEFYNDSKATNVDATVKAVESFAGGIHLILGGKDKDSDYATLSALLKERVRVVYTIGSAAEKIERQLDGVVKIVQAGTLDKAVKLAAEAAVSDEIVLLAPACSSFDQFTNYEERGRVFRDVVLGLD, from the coding sequence ATGGAACTGAAGAACAAACGGGTGTTGGTGGTTGGGTTGGGCCGGAGCGGGTTGTCGGCGGCGATGTTTCTGCGGGATCGCGGGGCCCGGGTGACGGTGAGCGATACGCGCTCCGCAACGGCGCTGGCCAAGGAGATTCCCGCGCTGATGGAGGCCGGAATCATGGTCGAATCCGGCGGCCATGGGCTGCTGACCTTCCGGCGGCAGGATCTGATCGTCGTCAGCCCGGGCGTGCCGCTGGAGACGCCGGAGATCGCGCAGGCGGCGGCGTTTGGCACGGCGGTCATCGGAGAGCTGGAGCTGGCGAGCCGCTTTCTGGACGGCTCCGTCATCGCGATCACGGGGTCCAATGGCAAGACGACAACGACCACACTGACCGGCAAGATCTTTGCGGATGCAGCGTTGCCGACCCTCGTCGGCGGCAACATCGGGCTGCCGGTGATCGATCTCATCGCAGAGAGCCGGCCGGAGACCTGGAGCGTGCTGGAGGTCTCTAGCTTTCAATTGGAGACCGCGACCACCTTCAAGCCGCGCATCGCGATGGTGCTGAACGTGACGCCGGATCACCTGGATCGGCATAAGACGTTTGAGCGGTACTGGGAGGCGAAGGCTCGCATCACGGCCTGCCAGGAGTCCGAGGACTTCCTGATATTGAATGCGGAGGATGTGAACGCACAGAAGATGGCCGCGAAGACTCGCGCCCAGATCTACTGGTTCAGCGGACGGCGGCAGGTCAAGCAGGGAGCCTTCGTGCATGGGGAGAGCGTGTTCTTCCTTGGCAAAGAGGGCGGCAAGCCGGAGCCCGTGTTGCCGGTGAGCGAGATTGCGTTGAAGGGCGCGCATAACGTGGAGAACGTGCTGGCGGCAGTCTGCGCGGCGCGGCTGGCGGGGATCGATGCGGAGACGATCCGTGCGGCGGTGAAGGGATTCCGCGCGGTCGAGCATCGGCTGGAGCTCGTCCGGGTGCGGAACGGCGTGGAGTTCTACAACGACTCCAAGGCCACCAACGTGGATGCAACCGTGAAGGCGGTGGAGTCGTTTGCGGGTGGCATTCACCTGATCCTGGGGGGCAAGGACAAGGATTCCGACTACGCGACCCTGTCAGCCCTCCTGAAGGAACGCGTCCGGGTTGTTTATACGATTGGTTCAGCGGCCGAAAAGATTGAGCGGCAACTGGATGGAGTAGTGAAGATAGTGCAGGCGGGGACTTTGGACAAGGCTGTGAAGCTTGCGGCTGAGGCTGCTGTTTCTGACGAGATTGTTTTATTGGCTCCGGCTTGCTCGAGTTTTGATCAGTTTACGAACTACGAGGAGCGCGGGCGGGTCTTTCGGGACGTTGTGTTGGGTCTGGATTAG
- a CDS encoding acetamidase/formamidase family protein, whose product MPVCSRLIVAAATLFALAPFASAQQPQKLLATPQTIVWGNYNGMAKPALTVKSGDTVAIQTLSTCGPAARLMAAGVDRKDIPTYVDDIYSNFPATEKGPGGHILTGPVAIEGAKAGDVLEVRIQKIDIDVPWACNSFGAGRGFLPDDFPYSRTKIIPLDREKMIGHFAPGVDIPLHPFFGSMGIATPGGKSDSAPPWMNAGNMDNKEMVAGTVLYIPINTPGANFEVGDGHAGQGNGEVDITAMETQLTGTFEFILHKGSLTDPTRLVWPRGETPTQYIAMGFHEDLKRATEMAVRNMITFLSEQNPDHPHLSREDAYSLISVSCDVDITQLVDLPRVGVHVMCPKNMFTSTK is encoded by the coding sequence ATGCCCGTCTGTAGCCGCCTCATCGTCGCCGCCGCCACGCTCTTTGCTCTCGCGCCCTTTGCTTCAGCCCAGCAGCCCCAAAAGCTTCTCGCCACGCCGCAGACGATCGTCTGGGGCAACTACAACGGCATGGCCAAGCCCGCGCTGACGGTCAAATCGGGCGATACGGTCGCGATCCAGACGCTTTCCACCTGCGGACCGGCTGCGAGGCTGATGGCAGCAGGGGTCGATCGCAAGGACATTCCGACTTACGTCGACGATATTTACAGCAACTTCCCTGCCACGGAGAAGGGTCCCGGCGGCCACATTCTGACTGGTCCGGTTGCCATTGAAGGCGCGAAGGCGGGCGACGTGCTGGAGGTGCGGATTCAGAAGATCGATATCGACGTGCCGTGGGCGTGCAACTCGTTCGGCGCGGGACGGGGATTCCTGCCGGATGACTTTCCGTACAGCCGTACGAAGATCATTCCGCTGGATCGGGAGAAGATGATTGGACACTTCGCTCCGGGGGTCGATATCCCGCTGCATCCGTTCTTTGGGTCCATGGGGATCGCGACGCCGGGCGGTAAGTCCGACTCCGCGCCACCGTGGATGAACGCCGGCAACATGGATAACAAGGAGATGGTGGCGGGAACCGTCCTCTACATCCCGATCAATACGCCGGGGGCGAACTTTGAGGTGGGCGACGGGCATGCCGGGCAGGGGAACGGCGAAGTCGATATCACGGCCATGGAGACGCAGCTGACGGGGACTTTTGAGTTCATCCTGCACAAGGGCTCGCTGACGGACCCCACGCGGCTGGTGTGGCCGCGCGGCGAGACCCCGACGCAGTACATCGCGATGGGCTTTCATGAGGACCTCAAGCGCGCGACCGAGATGGCGGTCAGGAACATGATTACGTTCCTGAGCGAGCAGAATCCGGATCATCCGCACCTGTCTCGCGAGGATGCGTATTCGCTGATCTCAGTCTCGTGCGACGTTGATATCACGCAACTTGTGGACCTGCCGCGCGTGGGAGTCCACGTGATGTGCCCGAAAAACATGTTTACAAGCACGAAATAG
- a CDS encoding Bax inhibitor-1/YccA family protein yields the protein MSYDVNRSLDPRTGTWSTLIDVPREETASLLSKVLAITSLGFLITAFGVRTAPVWSTLPGLIAVFALIFAISAARKANASLALGLFLLLTYFMGWEIGPLIHRYMQTVGPAIVFKAAATTGLGMAAMGIVAYLFNINYRRVTGIASAALLLLVLMGIASMFFHFLQPDTYSWLTLGVFTLLTVGDFARIRAGGDGQSAVSLSLSIYLDAINIFLAVLQLMGGGRRRN from the coding sequence ATGTCTTACGACGTCAATCGCAGCCTCGATCCCCGCACCGGCACCTGGTCCACCCTCATCGACGTACCGCGCGAGGAGACCGCGTCTCTGCTTTCCAAGGTCCTGGCGATCACTTCGCTGGGCTTCCTGATCACCGCCTTCGGCGTTCGCACGGCTCCGGTCTGGAGCACCCTGCCTGGGCTGATCGCGGTCTTTGCGCTGATCTTCGCTATCTCTGCCGCGCGTAAGGCGAACGCCTCACTTGCGCTGGGGCTGTTTCTGCTGCTGACCTACTTCATGGGCTGGGAGATCGGGCCGCTAATTCACCGGTATATGCAGACGGTTGGGCCGGCGATCGTCTTCAAGGCGGCAGCGACGACTGGGCTGGGCATGGCTGCGATGGGCATCGTCGCGTATCTGTTCAACATCAACTACCGCCGGGTAACGGGTATTGCATCCGCCGCGCTGCTGCTGCTGGTCCTGATGGGGATTGCGAGCATGTTCTTCCACTTCCTGCAGCCGGATACGTACTCGTGGCTGACGCTGGGGGTGTTTACGCTGCTGACGGTGGGTGACTTTGCCCGCATTCGCGCGGGTGGCGATGGACAGTCGGCTGTCTCGCTATCGCTCTCCATTTATCTGGACGCCATCAACATCTTCCTGGCGGTGCTGCAACTGATGGGCGGCGGCCGCCGCCGCAACTAA
- the ftsW gene encoding putative lipid II flippase FtsW, whose amino-acid sequence MAKRVGVDKWLFGVVLLLTLFGLVMVFSASAVVAKSQYGSPYYFVVKEFGFAVAGLVALAVLMQVDYRRYNSPRVVFPAMAVTTLLLVSVFAMHALNNTHRWVKFGVFTFQPSELAKPMSVLFLAYFLQTRIHKMDDWKGTVMRAALPPLVFVGLILKEPDLGTALVCAGVTVAMLYLAGLQMKWIGLAAAAASPVMFYMLWMVKWRRDRLIAFTNPEADPLGKGFHIMQSLIAVGTGGVRGLGLMEGRQKLYYLPEAWTDFIFANISEELGLLGALALVALFVTFGYRGLRAAYLSTDPFARFLAFGLTTAILIQAFFNMSVALALVPTKGITLPFVSFGGTSLFFTLAGMGVLLNITREID is encoded by the coding sequence ATGGCGAAGCGCGTAGGGGTCGATAAGTGGCTGTTCGGGGTGGTGCTGCTGCTGACTCTGTTTGGGTTGGTGATGGTCTTCTCTGCGAGCGCGGTGGTGGCGAAGTCGCAGTATGGCTCTCCGTATTACTTCGTCGTGAAGGAGTTTGGCTTTGCGGTGGCCGGGCTGGTGGCGCTGGCGGTGCTGATGCAGGTGGACTATCGCCGCTATAACAGCCCCAGGGTCGTCTTCCCCGCAATGGCCGTCACCACGCTGCTTCTGGTCAGCGTCTTCGCGATGCATGCGTTGAACAACACGCATCGCTGGGTCAAATTTGGCGTCTTCACCTTTCAGCCGTCGGAGCTTGCGAAGCCGATGAGCGTGCTGTTTCTCGCGTACTTTTTGCAGACCCGCATCCACAAGATGGACGACTGGAAGGGCACCGTGATGCGGGCGGCGCTGCCTCCGCTGGTGTTCGTTGGGCTGATCCTGAAGGAGCCGGACCTGGGGACGGCGCTGGTTTGTGCAGGTGTGACGGTAGCGATGCTTTATCTGGCGGGGTTGCAGATGAAGTGGATTGGGCTGGCAGCTGCTGCGGCTTCGCCGGTGATGTTTTATATGCTTTGGATGGTGAAGTGGCGGCGGGATCGTCTGATTGCCTTCACCAACCCGGAGGCCGATCCGCTGGGCAAGGGCTTTCACATCATGCAGTCGCTGATTGCCGTGGGCACGGGCGGTGTGCGCGGACTGGGCTTGATGGAAGGCCGGCAGAAGCTCTACTACCTGCCGGAGGCCTGGACCGACTTCATCTTCGCCAACATCTCGGAGGAGCTTGGGCTGCTCGGCGCATTGGCGCTGGTCGCGCTGTTCGTCACCTTCGGCTATCGCGGCCTGCGCGCGGCGTATCTTTCCACCGATCCCTTTGCGCGCTTCCTCGCCTTCGGCCTCACCACCGCGATCCTGATCCAGGCGTTCTTCAACATGAGCGTCGCGCTCGCGCTCGTTCCGACCAAAGGAATCACCCTGCCGTTCGTCTCCTTCGGCGGAACGTCCCTCTTCTTCACGCTGGCAGGCATGGGCGTGCTGCTGAACATCACACGGGAGATCGATTAG
- the fucP gene encoding L-fucose:H+ symporter permease — MHLSPSTAPRTVRPGEELPLFDRRYAVPFFMVTALFFLWAMPNNLNDVLIRQFMKSFQISRLQAGLVQSAFYFGYFCISLPAALVLRRFGYRIGLVTGLLLYAIGCLLFWPAAQANSYNFFLFALFVIAAGLAFLETGAGSFITQLGDPATSERRLNLAQAFNPPGTIAGALIGTVFIFSGVEPGPADVQTMKSAGTYASFLHSETLRVITPYLVLGTVVFLFALALFRVKFPSPTLSQEQFPHEPRGPVTSLFRIPHFVSAVVAQFFYVGAQVGTWSFLIQYVLDYTHQPEKIAGYFLSGTLLLFALGRFVATALMKYVRPNRLMGFLALVNVLLLTVAIGFPGWIGLWALMLTSLCMSLMYPTIFALGLKQLGPDTTLGASVLVMSIVGGAVVTPAVGFVAERMHSTAWGFVVPLVSYLVVAWFAFIGSRVRITPAEIRREEALRVSSI, encoded by the coding sequence GTGCATCTGTCGCCCTCCACAGCGCCCCGAACCGTCAGGCCCGGCGAAGAACTGCCGCTCTTCGATCGGCGCTACGCCGTTCCCTTCTTCATGGTGACCGCGCTCTTCTTCCTTTGGGCGATGCCGAACAACCTCAACGACGTGCTGATCCGGCAGTTTATGAAGTCCTTCCAGATCAGCCGCCTGCAGGCCGGGCTGGTGCAGTCCGCGTTCTACTTTGGCTACTTCTGCATCTCGCTGCCGGCGGCGCTGGTGCTGCGCCGCTTTGGATATCGCATTGGACTGGTCACCGGGCTGCTGCTGTATGCGATCGGCTGCCTGCTCTTCTGGCCGGCGGCCCAGGCCAACAGCTACAACTTCTTCCTCTTCGCACTCTTCGTCATCGCCGCCGGGCTCGCCTTTCTGGAGACGGGCGCGGGCTCGTTCATCACGCAGCTTGGCGACCCCGCCACCTCCGAGCGCCGCCTGAACCTTGCGCAGGCCTTCAATCCCCCCGGAACCATCGCAGGGGCGCTCATCGGCACGGTCTTCATCTTTTCCGGCGTGGAGCCCGGCCCCGCCGACGTGCAGACCATGAAGTCCGCAGGCACCTACGCCAGCTTCCTGCACAGCGAGACCCTGCGCGTCATCACGCCGTACCTCGTGCTCGGTACGGTCGTCTTTCTGTTTGCGCTCGCGCTCTTCCGCGTCAAGTTCCCTTCACCCACGCTGAGCCAGGAGCAGTTTCCGCATGAGCCGCGCGGCCCCGTCACCAGCCTCTTCCGCATCCCGCACTTCGTCTCCGCGGTCGTCGCCCAGTTCTTCTATGTCGGCGCACAGGTGGGTACGTGGAGCTTCCTCATCCAGTACGTGCTGGACTATACTCACCAGCCGGAGAAGATTGCAGGCTACTTCCTCAGCGGGACGTTGCTGCTCTTCGCGCTGGGCCGCTTCGTCGCCACGGCGCTGATGAAGTATGTCCGCCCCAACCGTCTGATGGGCTTCCTCGCGCTGGTCAACGTCTTGCTCCTCACCGTCGCAATCGGCTTTCCGGGATGGATCGGTCTCTGGGCGCTGATGCTGACGAGCTTGTGCATGTCGCTGATGTACCCCACCATCTTCGCGCTGGGCTTGAAGCAGCTTGGCCCCGATACGACCCTGGGTGCATCCGTGCTGGTGATGTCCATCGTTGGCGGCGCGGTGGTCACGCCTGCCGTGGGATTTGTGGCCGAGCGCATGCACAGCACGGCCTGGGGATTCGTCGTGCCGCTTGTGAGCTACCTCGTCGTAGCCTGGTTCGCCTTCATAGGCTCCCGCGTGCGGATCACCCCGGCTGAGATTCGGCGCGAAGAGGCGCTGCGCGTCAGCAGCATCTAG
- a CDS encoding YXWGXW repeat-containing protein, which yields MTQAELLALPEHQGQTKDSPAVGDLMDARNALKLSLTTLAFAGALAFSPQAASAQYNQGVQPYNNQDPQNYAAPAQQQYGQQQPYVNQPYGNNAYGVQTYGNQANPQYQGQAQQYQGQQPYGDPQQQQYGQQGPPTDPQDFVQQAPPPLPDYDQPEAPADGDIWTPGYWQWGGNGYVWVPGAWVEPPYTGALYTPGYWGDGDNGYFWNAGYWGPTVGYYGGIDYGFGYFGVGFYGGYWNGGRFFYNREYGHFGRAFGGHFYSQHYAGVGGIHPGGSSFASINRGRGFGINNRAGTFNQQGNSFRSQGFNGNNNAGNRGGIGYQGYAGNRGGFGGGTPAAGNNVRGATGTPFQGGGARGFSGNPGSNAGGGVHTAPSGGGNFGGGGGVRTAPSGGGNPGGGGGGFHGGGGAPAGGGGGGFHGGGGGGGGSHGGGGGGHR from the coding sequence ATGACTCAAGCCGAACTCCTCGCACTCCCGGAGCATCAGGGACAAACGAAGGATTCCCCGGCGGTAGGGGACCTCATGGACGCACGCAACGCTCTCAAGCTTTCGCTTACGACTCTCGCCTTCGCCGGTGCGCTGGCCTTCTCCCCGCAGGCCGCGTCCGCCCAGTACAACCAGGGCGTGCAGCCCTATAACAACCAGGATCCCCAGAACTACGCTGCTCCGGCCCAGCAGCAGTACGGCCAGCAGCAGCCTTACGTCAACCAGCCCTACGGCAACAATGCCTATGGCGTTCAGACGTACGGCAACCAGGCTAACCCCCAATATCAGGGTCAGGCGCAGCAGTATCAGGGGCAGCAGCCCTACGGTGATCCCCAGCAGCAGCAGTACGGCCAGCAGGGTCCCCCGACCGATCCGCAGGACTTCGTCCAGCAGGCTCCGCCGCCGCTTCCGGACTATGACCAGCCTGAGGCTCCGGCCGACGGCGATATCTGGACCCCCGGCTACTGGCAGTGGGGCGGCAACGGCTATGTCTGGGTTCCCGGCGCCTGGGTTGAGCCGCCCTATACCGGCGCGCTCTATACCCCCGGCTACTGGGGCGATGGCGACAACGGCTACTTCTGGAACGCTGGTTACTGGGGACCAACCGTCGGCTACTACGGCGGCATTGACTACGGCTTCGGCTACTTTGGCGTAGGCTTCTACGGCGGCTACTGGAATGGCGGGCGCTTCTTCTATAACCGCGAGTATGGCCATTTCGGCCGTGCCTTTGGTGGTCACTTCTACAGCCAGCACTATGCCGGTGTAGGCGGAATCCACCCGGGCGGCAGCAGCTTTGCTTCGATCAATCGCGGACGCGGTTTTGGGATCAATAATCGTGCCGGAACGTTCAATCAGCAGGGCAACAGCTTCCGCAGCCAGGGCTTCAACGGCAATAACAACGCGGGCAACCGTGGCGGGATCGGGTACCAGGGCTACGCGGGGAACCGCGGCGGCTTTGGTGGCGGTACGCCTGCAGCTGGCAACAACGTTCGTGGAGCCACGGGAACACCGTTCCAGGGCGGCGGCGCACGCGGCTTCTCCGGTAATCCCGGAAGCAACGCTGGCGGGGGTGTTCACACGGCTCCCAGCGGCGGAGGCAACTTCGGCGGTGGTGGGGGTGTTCGCACGGCTCCCAGCGGCGGGGGCAACCCGGGCGGTGGGGGCGGCGGCTTCCACGGTGGAGGCGGCGCACCTGCTGGCGGAGGAGGCGGCGGCTTTCATGGTGGTGGCGGCGGTGGCGGAGGCTCCCACGGCGGTGGGGGCGGCGGTCATCGCTAA
- a CDS encoding carbohydrate porin: MPPTQHGTIDDVGQGMMPFCLTRVLPALLCLGLAAAASGQVGSGAPDASGPAQRLSKSSTATPENAQTDDLSKMRGQALDQDAAVLSTVPPDPLFHRDPLRWGMVPFDATFNGLQRKEGITFAGSYTLLDQYATKTPDGVRHNAGTGRFDLVGGWKAYDHGGNAGSFSMLVRSGTNIGVSEQFNLSNALGSGLVLNCLQGGAAQDTISLNILYYRQDFYKRKFAFYIGKLHPNEFISLSLYNNDERSQFLNAQNDGNLTIASDGTYAGGAALEYQVTQHFYIHTVTVDTEGGEQRNLRSLADKKYMNAVEFGWKSGAPTRQEHLFRLALWRDDTAHLGSGAGAGFGSDYELKSGWVPFGRLGVATDSGTSIKRVFDAGVAHIRPFGRRGDMFGASINITDPSHGAKHHESLFETFYRVRVTRSFEAGPDLEISIHPTNSPNAYVTALLGMRVKLIL, translated from the coding sequence ATGCCCCCCACACAGCACGGAACGATCGACGATGTGGGCCAGGGCATGATGCCTTTCTGTTTGACGCGCGTGTTGCCGGCGCTGCTGTGCCTGGGACTGGCAGCGGCGGCCTCCGGGCAGGTGGGTTCCGGCGCTCCGGATGCCTCCGGGCCCGCACAGCGATTGAGCAAGTCCAGCACGGCCACGCCGGAGAATGCGCAGACTGACGACCTCTCGAAGATGCGGGGGCAGGCGCTCGACCAGGATGCCGCCGTGCTGTCCACGGTGCCGCCGGATCCGCTCTTCCACAGAGACCCGCTGCGCTGGGGCATGGTGCCGTTCGATGCGACGTTCAACGGGCTCCAGAGGAAGGAAGGGATTACCTTTGCCGGGAGCTATACGCTGCTGGATCAGTACGCGACCAAGACCCCGGATGGTGTGCGCCACAATGCGGGAACGGGACGGTTCGACCTGGTGGGTGGGTGGAAGGCTTACGATCATGGTGGCAATGCGGGCTCGTTCAGTATGCTGGTGCGGTCGGGCACCAACATCGGCGTCAGCGAGCAGTTCAACCTGAGCAATGCGCTGGGCTCGGGACTGGTGCTGAACTGCCTGCAGGGCGGGGCGGCGCAGGATACGATCTCGCTGAACATCCTGTACTACCGGCAGGACTTCTATAAGAGGAAGTTTGCGTTCTATATCGGCAAGCTGCACCCGAATGAGTTCATCTCGCTGAGCCTTTACAACAACGACGAGCGCAGCCAGTTCCTCAACGCGCAGAACGACGGCAACCTCACGATTGCATCGGATGGAACCTATGCCGGCGGTGCGGCGCTGGAGTACCAGGTGACGCAGCACTTCTACATCCACACCGTCACTGTCGATACGGAGGGCGGGGAGCAGCGCAACCTGAGGAGCCTGGCGGATAAGAAGTATATGAACGCGGTGGAGTTCGGGTGGAAGAGCGGTGCGCCGACCCGGCAGGAGCATCTGTTCCGGCTGGCCCTGTGGCGGGACGACACCGCACACCTGGGGAGCGGAGCGGGTGCGGGCTTTGGATCAGACTACGAGCTGAAGAGCGGATGGGTGCCGTTTGGGAGGCTGGGCGTTGCGACCGACTCAGGGACTTCCATCAAGCGGGTCTTCGACGCGGGAGTGGCCCACATACGGCCGTTCGGACGGCGCGGCGATATGTTTGGTGCGTCCATCAACATCACCGATCCCAGCCACGGCGCGAAGCACCACGAGAGCTTGTTCGAGACCTTCTACCGGGTGCGTGTGACGCGCAGCTTTGAGGCAGGGCCGGATCTGGAGATTTCCATCCACCCGACCAACAGCCCCAACGCCTACGTGACCGCGCTGCTGGGCATGAGGGTGAAGCTGATCCTGTAA